The following proteins are co-located in the Primulina tabacum isolate GXHZ01 chromosome 11, ASM2559414v2, whole genome shotgun sequence genome:
- the LOC142519312 gene encoding germin-like protein 5-1, with the protein MAAASAVMCRGILVIMAVIMLTSKASADPDLLQDICVADLTSDVRLNGFACKSNVTAEDFFFAGLAKPGVVNNSVGSLVNAANVMRIPGLNTLGVSLSRVDYAPGGLNPPHTHPRATEIVFVLEGEIDVGFITTANVLFSKTIKKGEVFVFPRGLVHFQRNNGKVAAAAIAAFNSQLPGTQSIAATLFAASPPVPDNVLTKAFQVGTKEIEKIKSKLAPKK; encoded by the exons ATGGCTGCTGCTTCTGCTGTTATGTGCCGAGGGATACTGGTAATCATGGCCGTAATCATGTTAACCAGCAAAGCTTCTGCTGATCCAGATTTGCTTCAAGATATCTGTGTTGCTGATCTTACTTCTG ATGTAAGATTGAATGGATTTGCTTGTAAGTCAAACGTGACGGCGGAGGACTTCTTCTTCGCCGGCCTAGCTAAGCCCGGAGTCGTCAACAACTCCGTTGGGTCGCTGGTCAACGCCGCTAATGTGATGAGGATTCCGGGTCTTAACACACTCGGCGTGTCCCTCTCACGCGTCGACTACGCCCCGGGCGGTCTCAATCCGCCTCACACGCACCCACGCGCCACCGAGATCGTGTTCGTTCTCGAGGGAGAAATTGACGTGGGCTTCATCACCACCGCCAATGTCCTCTTCTCCAAGACTATCAAGAAAGGGGAGGTCTTTGTTTTCCCCAGAGGTCTGGTCCACTTCCAGAGGAACAATGGCAAGGTTGCTGCGGCGGCGATCGCGGCGTTCAACAGCCAGCTCCCCGGCACGCAGTCCATCGCCGCCACATTGTTTGCAGCTTCGCCGCCGGTGCCGGATAATGTTCTGACCAAGGCCTTCCAGGTTGGGACAAAGGAGATCGAGAAGATTAAATCCAAATTGGCACCCAagaaatga